The proteins below come from a single Chryseobacterium capnotolerans genomic window:
- a CDS encoding DUF3667 domain-containing protein, protein MSHGKIREDKTCLNCGHQVEERFCPHCGQENTERRQPFYFLFTHFIEDFTHYDGQFWGTVKNLLFKPGKLTNTYLEGKRQKFVPPVKLYIFVSFITFFLFALFPPFKINYGHTEKKKHDVAQNNTSKNPVVQNIVNGIEAEKQQIKDSAKIAELNKAQSFIQDSLKKGSFQEGLISTMDTDNKISDNSGFLGYKTQEEYDKGTADKKNLFSFINDPFARKFFSLKEEGVKKGDILRNLVETSFHNLPKALFIYLPIFAFFLWIFHSKKKWWYFDHGIFTLHYFSFLLVSILLLALFIKAADLLAGYTFFPFLISLFIFAISTYGLIYFFIAHRRVYKSHGIVSIMIGGIIFFLNLFAFIFLATGLALVSFLMLH, encoded by the coding sequence ATGAGCCACGGAAAGATCCGAGAAGATAAAACCTGCCTGAACTGCGGGCATCAAGTAGAAGAAAGATTCTGCCCTCATTGCGGACAGGAAAATACTGAGCGTAGACAACCCTTCTATTTTCTTTTTACCCATTTCATTGAAGATTTCACTCATTATGACGGCCAGTTCTGGGGAACCGTAAAAAATCTGTTATTTAAACCAGGTAAACTAACGAACACCTATCTTGAAGGCAAGAGACAGAAATTTGTACCCCCTGTAAAACTCTATATTTTTGTCAGCTTTATTACATTCTTCCTATTTGCTCTATTTCCTCCTTTCAAAATCAATTATGGGCATACTGAAAAAAAGAAACACGACGTTGCGCAGAATAATACATCCAAAAACCCAGTTGTACAGAACATTGTTAATGGAATTGAAGCAGAAAAACAGCAGATAAAAGACTCAGCAAAAATAGCTGAACTCAATAAAGCACAGTCTTTTATTCAAGATTCCCTGAAAAAAGGAAGTTTCCAAGAAGGTCTTATAAGCACAATGGATACTGATAATAAAATATCTGATAATTCAGGTTTTTTGGGATACAAAACTCAGGAAGAATATGATAAAGGAACTGCTGATAAAAAAAACCTTTTCAGTTTTATCAATGATCCGTTTGCCCGTAAGTTTTTTAGTTTGAAAGAAGAAGGAGTTAAAAAAGGAGATATTCTGAGAAATCTGGTAGAAACATCTTTCCATAACCTTCCCAAAGCCTTATTCATTTATCTTCCCATTTTTGCATTCTTTTTATGGATATTCCACAGTAAGAAAAAATGGTGGTATTTTGATCATGGCATTTTTACATTGCATTATTTTTCATTTTTACTTGTGAGTATTTTGCTATTAGCTCTGTTCATTAAAGCAGCAGACTTATTAGCAGGATATACATTTTTTCCTTTTCTAATCTCACTTTTTATATTTGCAATTTCAACATACGGATTGATTTATTTTTTTATTGCCCATCGCCGGGTCTACAAATCACATGGTATTGTAAGTATTATGATTGGTGGAATTATATTCTTTCTCAATCTGTTTGCATTCATATTCTTAGCTACAGGATTAGCATTGGTAAGCTTCCTGATGCTCCACTAA
- the rplM gene encoding 50S ribosomal protein L13 gives MNTLSYKTVSANKATANKEWVVVDAEGQPLGRLASTVAKILRGKHKTNFTPHVDCGDNVIVLNAGKITLSGNKWADKTYIWHTGYPGGQKSMTAAELQKKDSLKVLEKSVKGMLPKNRLGAAILKNLYLYEGTEHKHEAQQPKTINVNEFK, from the coding sequence GTGAATACATTAAGTTACAAAACTGTTTCAGCGAACAAAGCTACTGCTAATAAAGAATGGGTTGTGGTAGACGCTGAAGGACAGCCGTTAGGAAGACTAGCTTCTACGGTTGCAAAGATTTTGAGAGGTAAGCACAAAACGAACTTTACACCTCACGTAGATTGTGGTGATAACGTGATCGTTTTGAATGCTGGGAAAATTACACTTTCCGGAAACAAGTGGGCTGATAAGACTTATATCTGGCATACAGGATATCCTGGTGGACAGAAGTCTATGACTGCGGCTGAACTTCAAAAGAAAGATTCTTTAAAGGTATTAGAGAAATCTGTAAAAGGTATGTTACCTAAAAACAGATTAGGTGCTGCTATCCTTAAGAACCTTTATTTATATGAAGGAACTGAGCACAAACATGAAGCTCAACAGCCTAAAACAATTAATGTTAACGAATTTAAATAA
- the rpsI gene encoding 30S ribosomal protein S9: protein MSIVHKIGRRKTSVARVYVRPGSGNITVNGKDAKEYFSTDVMVYKLNQPFILSETVGQYDVTVNVFGGGNTGQAEAIRLGISRALCEINAEFRLALKPAGLLTRDARMVERKKPGQKKARKRFQFSKR, encoded by the coding sequence ATGTCTATAGTTCACAAAATCGGAAGAAGAAAAACTTCTGTAGCAAGAGTTTATGTAAGACCAGGTTCTGGAAACATTACAGTAAACGGTAAAGATGCTAAAGAATATTTCTCTACAGACGTGATGGTTTACAAATTAAACCAACCGTTCATCCTTTCTGAGACTGTTGGTCAGTATGACGTTACCGTAAACGTATTCGGTGGTGGTAATACAGGTCAGGCAGAAGCTATCAGATTAGGTATTTCTAGAGCTTTATGCGAAATCAACGCTGAGTTCAGATTAGCATTAAAGCCAGCTGGTTTACTTACAAGAGACGCAAGAATGGTGGAAAGAAAGAAGCCAGGTCAGAAAAAAGCAAGAAAGAGATTCCAATTCTCAAAACGTTAA